The DNA segment ATCTACGTCAAGATATCGAAAAAATAGGACTAGCTGGAGAAATTATCAAAGTCGGTGATGGTTTTGCGCGTAATTTTCTTATTCCGCAGGGATTAGCAATAGAAATTACATCTCATAATAAAGGCCAATATCTTTCTAAAATTCGTAAAGTTGAAAATCGTAAGGAAGTAGTAGCGTCTCAAACATCTATGCTTGCAGAGAAATTAAGCACTATTGCAGTGACTTTAAAACGCAAAATGCACGACAACGGCCAGCTATATGGGTCTATTAATGCATCAGAAATAGTTGATGCTTTAGCAGAAAAGGGCATTTGTATTACCAAAAGTCAAGTAGAATTTGATAAATCGCTCAAATCAAAAGGATCTTTTAAAGTAATTATTAAATTAACGAGCAAACTAAAGTCAGCTGTAACCGTAACAATTATAGCTGAATAAAAGTCTATATGAATAAAAATTATCAACATAGTGCTATTGCTCCTAAACAACCCGCTGTTGAAACCATATTGGGTAAAACACTTCCTGCGCATGGTGATGCAGAACGAGCTGTACTTGGAGCATTATTATTAAATGATGAATACATTAGTACTATATCAGAAATTATTCTACCTGATGATTTTTATAATTCTGCTCATAAAATTATTTATCAAGCAATTATTGATTTAGGTCAAAAGCATAAACGTATTGACATTGTTACCTTACAAGATGAATTAACAAAAAAAAATCAACTCGATGCTATTGGTGGTATTATTTATCTTGTCACATTA comes from the Candidatus Babeliales bacterium genome and includes:
- the rplI gene encoding 50S ribosomal protein L9, which translates into the protein MEVYLRQDIEKIGLAGEIIKVGDGFARNFLIPQGLAIEITSHNKGQYLSKIRKVENRKEVVASQTSMLAEKLSTIAVTLKRKMHDNGQLYGSINASEIVDALAEKGICITKSQVEFDKSLKSKGSFKVIIKLTSKLKSAVTVTIIAE